The following is a genomic window from Desulfonatronum sp. SC1.
TCCTGACGATAGTGCCTGGCCAGGGTGAACAGATAGCCCGGGCGCACCGCGGGAATGGAGGACATGCCATGAAAGACCTTTTCCCGGCACAGGAAGCGCTCGGCCCGGACCCGAGCCAGGTAGTCCCCGCCCTCCAGGCTGCGGAAGTGGTCGCCCCACAGGTAAATCTCCCCACGGCCCTTGTCCTGGACGTTGGCCTGGCCCTTCATTTCCAGGCTGGGCTTCATGTAGTTGTAGTCACGGACCATGACCTTCCTGGGCACGGGAGTTTGCTTCAGGGTGAAGGCCTTGATCACCTGCCCGGCCTGAGCCGCGTCCAGACCCGAGGGCGGGGAGTAGGTGAAGGTCTCGCGCCCGGAAAGCGGTCCATGGGCGATCAGGGAATCGCTGCAGATCAGTATTTCAGCGTTTTCCCCCTGCTCAAACCAGTAGTACCAGCCCGCGAATTCGGTCCACCTGGACAAGAAGTCGAAATGCGATTCGCCGTACTGGCAGACGTAGTCAAAAGGCGGAAAGCTCTCCTTGATCCGCAGCTCGAAGTCCAGCCCTTTGTTCAGGCCTCCGTCTCCCAGCAGATCTTCCAGAAACTGGCTTACCGTCTTGTTCAGGAAAACCTGGTTGTGGTGGGTCAGGGTCAGCCACCAGGCCTTGGGCCGCAGCTCGGCCCGGTAGAAGACGTACTGATCCACCTGATGGAGCTGCTCGAAAGAGGAGATGATGCCGTGAAACGGCAGATCCTCATCGCCGGAAAAGTGTTCCTTGATGGTAAATGTGGCCGGATTCTGGAGCACGGCCGCGATGTCCACGTCCTCCTGCTCGGAAACCAGAAGGATCTCGAACTTGTACAGGGTGGACAGACCCTCTTCGCCGGAAAAACGGGCCACGGTGAAGGTTTCTTCGGGCAGGCCGTGGCTGACGAAGGTGAATGCGTTTTCTTTCAGGACTGGCATGAGATACCCTCGCGGATTGGGGGTTGGATGGGCGTGGCTGGAAGAAGCCGGTCAAGTTTGGGACATCACTGAGCATGGGCTGTTCAGGACATGATCATCACCTTGGTCTGGCTCGGCGCGATGACGTTGCCCGGCTTGGCGTTGTCCTTGTTCTGGGTGGTGGAGTCGCCCAGGCGCTGGGCCGGGCTGCCCTCGATCGTGACCTTGGCGCTGCCGCCCACGAACTTGCCCGGCCCCTTGATGGTGCCGGACTGCACGCCCATGCCCACGCCGGGCTCATCCCCCTCGGTCAGGCTGATCTTGCACTTCTTGTTCACGGCCGGAGCGCCGGTGATGAGCACCTTCTTCGCCCCGGGCATGGCCAGGGCCATCTGTCCGGTGTTCGGAAACGGCGTCGGTACCGGGCCAGCCGGGGTAGGCACATTGCAGACGTCCGGAAAGGCAAAGGCATTGCCTGATGATTTGCAGCATGCGAACATGGTTCATCTCTCCTTTGGGGGTTCAGGGTTCAGGGTTCACGGTTCAGGCGATATCTCGTCTTCATTCCGCCTTCCGACTCCTGACTCCTAACTTCTACCTTCTGACTTCTGACCTCTGTCCTCTCACTTCCCCCTTCCCCCTTCCCC
Proteins encoded in this region:
- a CDS encoding DUF4150 domain-containing protein, whose protein sequence is MFACCKSSGNAFAFPDVCNVPTPAGPVPTPFPNTGQMALAMPGAKKVLITGAPAVNKKCKISLTEGDEPGVGMGVQSGTIKGPGKFVGGSAKVTIEGSPAQRLGDSTTQNKDNAKPGNVIAPSQTKVMIMS